The following is a genomic window from Lysinibacillus sp. JNUCC-52.
TGCTGTCACAATGGTCACATTTGCATGAACAGATGCAGCTATAATTCCCATCTGATCTAGCCCTCCTGGTACGATACTTAAAAAGCCTGTGCGAAAATCAAGCTCGTACAAATTTTTCATAATGAAGGATAATGCATATGCAGCGCCAATAAAAAGCCCCGCTGAAATAAAAGCGTAAAATACATGTTTTTTTGATAAATGCAAATCTTCTTTTTTTAGTAGCAGGCCGATATAAATACCAATTACGAGCTGTGCGAGATGAAGAAATGATATGGGCATTTTAGGCACTTCAAGCCCTGTAATATTTAAGCCCATTAATAAAAAAACGGGACCTAGCATGTAACCAGTTGGAATTCTCACCTTTTGGGCAAGCCACCCTGCCACTCCGCAAATAAGTAGTAAAATGAATAATGGCAATGAGAGCGTTCCATCCACAGTAACGATATTTTCTCCAGTGCCTGTCACCATTAATGGAACGAAGCCAACAATTAGCAATACTCGTAATACCTGATAAAACGTAATGACAGCCATATTCATATTTCCCTGCTCCTCGGCAAAGGCAACAATTTGTGTCATTCCTCCTGGGACACAACACGTTAGTGCCGTAGGAAAATCTAATTCCGTACGTTTTGCTACTAAAAAACTGATAGCAAAAAATAACAAAATAAAGATTAAGTTAAGAACAATGATACTGCCTAAAAACTGTTGAATATCCTGTACTGCCTCTTTAGTGAAAGCAAACCCAATGGAGTATCCCGCCACAATTAGCCCAACATTTCGAAAATATTTATGCCATTGCAATTGTATCTTTGTAAATAGCTGTACGCATAGAACAGCTGTGATTGCTCCCAGCAACCATGGCATCGGAATATGTAAAAATTGAAATAACAGCGCTCCTAATAACCCAATACATAGTGTTAAGAACATCTGCTTATAAAATGTCAACATTGCTAGCAACCCCTCAAGAATGATAGTTCTATTATGACCTCAACCGAGCCAATTTGCTACCCTCCCCCCTTCCATACCGAGTGCCTGACACCAAAACGATTATGAATTTTCAGGCATTTTAAAAACAACAGTTATTATACAAAACTAACCTGTTAATCATTAATTTTAACCTCTTATCAAACAATTTAACGTAACTAAAAATTTCTATGCTACATTAATATTAACCTGATTCAGTAAATAAATGCCTTTTCCTTTTAGGGAGTTGAGGTAATACGATTACCAAAGGAGGCCTCCAATGAAAATTCATTTAATGATTAATAGCGCGCTAGAAGAAACAGAAATCCATATACATGCAAAGGAGTACAACGAAAACATTGAAAAATTAATGAAGCAGTTGCAAGCAGCCCAAACAACAATGCTAGACGGCTATTTACAGCAAGAAATTCATTTACTAAAAATTACAGATATTTATTCCATTTATGCTGAAGGCGCTAAAGTCTTTTTACAAACAGAGGAGCAAGAATTTGAATCAAAACGCAAATTATATGAGCTCGAAGCGCAACTAGCAAAAGATTTTGCACGTGTGAGTAAATCGACCCTTGTCAACATTAATAAAATTGCTTCTATTCAGATGGGCAAAATCGGCTCAACGGAATTACTGTTAGACAATGATGTGTCGATTCATGTTAGTCGGAAGTATTTAAAAGACTTAAAACGGCAATTAGGTATTGGGAGGGATTTTTAATATGAAAATATTACGCATGATGATTATTGGTCTACTGTTTTCACTTAGCTCATCCTATATTTTAGTGACGTTAAGTATCGTTTCTAATCATGCAATGGTGACAGGACCTGAATTACTCGAGCAAGTAATCATTGCAACCATACTTGGGATTGTAATTGGTACGCTCTCCCTTATCTTTGAAATAGAGCGTTTATTATTTTCTGTCCAGCTAGTCGTGCATTTTATTGCCGTTACACTGTGCGTGATGATAGCAGGCTATTTTGGTCGTTGGTTCGAACATGGCGGTATTATGTACGTGCTCGTTTCAGAGCTTATTATTTACTTCATTGTCTGGTGCGTTTTATATATATTACAAAAAAGCGAAATTGAAGAAATCAATCATGTAATCCAAAAAAGAAAGGAATAGACAAATATGACGTTTGCGATTCAAGTCGAACATTTACAAAAGCATTATGGCGAACATTTAGCGGTCAAAGGCATTTCCTTTAAGGTAGAACAAGGCTCGCTCTTTGCTTTTTTAGGTGCCAATGGTGCTGGTAAATCGACCACTATTGAAATTTTATGTACATTATTACAAAAATCAAGTGGAACTGTAACGATTAACGGTTATACGCTCGATGAAAAATCTATGAATGGGGAAATTCGTAAATCAATCGGCGTCGTCTTTCAGCAAAGTCTACTAGATGAACGGTTAACGGTACGTGAAAATATTATCCACCGCGGCAAAACATATGGTTTATCGAGAGCACAGCTTGCAGAAAACTATCGATTTGTCTCGACCTATTTACATTTAGAAGATATTGAACAGCAAAAATATGGCACATTGTCTGGAGGCCAAAAAAGACGTGCAGATATCGCTCGAGCACTTATTCATCGACCGAAAATCTTATTTTTAGATGAACCTACAACTGGGCTTGATCCACAAACACGCCAATTCGTTTGGCAAACGATCAAACAACTACAGGAAGAAACAAATATGACGGTGTTTCTAACAACACACTATATGGAAGAAGCTGCCGTTGCGCATCAGGTCATCGTATTAAAACAAGGTCGCATTGTCGCTGAAGGAACACCCGATTTCTTAAAAACACAATATGCCTATGACCAGATGGCACTTGTATTTCATGATCGTTCGATGGGGTTAAAGTGGCTGAAGGACAACACATTACATTTCACCGAAAATCAAGGTATTTTCTCAGTTCGACTGGACTCTACTATGCATGCACTTTCCCTTTTAAAAAGTGCCGAACCCTTTTTAGCCTCGTTTGAAGTTATTAAAGGATCGATGGACGATGTTTTTCTTCATATTATGGCACAAGGAGATGCGATGTAATGGAAGCAATGATTAGCTTAATTCAACGTAATAACAAGGTATTTAGGAGAGATAAAACACAAGTCTTTTTCTCCCTCCTTTCCGTAATCATCGTTATCGTTCTTTATGCGGTGTTTCTTCAAAAAATGCAAGTGGACGCTATTGAGCAAATGACAGTGGCAACACCAGAATTAATCGCAATGGTCAATGAATGGCTTGTGGCAGGTTTATTATCCATGATGGCTGTCACTACCACATTAGCAGCATTTGCTATTGCCGTTCGTGATAGTGAATCCAAGGCGACAGCAGATTTTTTAACTGCCCCTATTTCCCGCGCAACAATTCAGATGAGCTATGTTATGAATGCATTTATTATTGGCTGTATCTTCTCACTCATTGCCCTTGTAGGCTGTGAAATTTTC
Proteins encoded in this region:
- a CDS encoding ABC transporter ATP-binding protein encodes the protein MTFAIQVEHLQKHYGEHLAVKGISFKVEQGSLFAFLGANGAGKSTTIEILCTLLQKSSGTVTINGYTLDEKSMNGEIRKSIGVVFQQSLLDERLTVRENIIHRGKTYGLSRAQLAENYRFVSTYLHLEDIEQQKYGTLSGGQKRRADIARALIHRPKILFLDEPTTGLDPQTRQFVWQTIKQLQEETNMTVFLTTHYMEEAAVAHQVIVLKQGRIVAEGTPDFLKTQYAYDQMALVFHDRSMGLKWLKDNTLHFTENQGIFSVRLDSTMHALSLLKSAEPFLASFEVIKGSMDDVFLHIMAQGDAM
- a CDS encoding AbrB family transcriptional regulator; the encoded protein is MLTFYKQMFLTLCIGLLGALLFQFLHIPMPWLLGAITAVLCVQLFTKIQLQWHKYFRNVGLIVAGYSIGFAFTKEAVQDIQQFLGSIIVLNLIFILLFFAISFLVAKRTELDFPTALTCCVPGGMTQIVAFAEEQGNMNMAVITFYQVLRVLLIVGFVPLMVTGTGENIVTVDGTLSLPLFILLLICGVAGWLAQKVRIPTGYMLGPVFLLMGLNITGLEVPKMPISFLHLAQLVIGIYIGLLLKKEDLHLSKKHVFYAFISAGLFIGAAYALSFIMKNLYELDFRTGFLSIVPGGLDQMGIIAASVHANVTIVTAFQLFRVLIVSIFLVPLVKIFVKKAKT
- a CDS encoding LytTR family DNA-binding domain-containing protein, which gives rise to MKIHLMINSALEETEIHIHAKEYNENIEKLMKQLQAAQTTMLDGYLQQEIHLLKITDIYSIYAEGAKVFLQTEEQEFESKRKLYELEAQLAKDFARVSKSTLVNINKIASIQMGKIGSTELLLDNDVSIHVSRKYLKDLKRQLGIGRDF
- a CDS encoding DUF3021 domain-containing protein; protein product: MKILRMMIIGLLFSLSSSYILVTLSIVSNHAMVTGPELLEQVIIATILGIVIGTLSLIFEIERLLFSVQLVVHFIAVTLCVMIAGYFGRWFEHGGIMYVLVSELIIYFIVWCVLYILQKSEIEEINHVIQKRKE